A genomic segment from Chiroxiphia lanceolata isolate bChiLan1 chromosome 27, bChiLan1.pri, whole genome shotgun sequence encodes:
- the MAU2 gene encoding MAU2 chromatid cohesion factor homolog, whose translation MEARTHLQLGSVLYHHTRNGDQARGHLEKAWLISQQIPQFEDVKFEAASLLSELYCQENSVDTAKPLLRKAIQISQQTPYWHCRLLFQLAQLHTLEKDLVSACDLLGVGAEYARVVGSEYTRALFLLSKGMLLLMERKLQEVHPLLTLCGQIVENWQGNPIQKESLRVFFLVLQVTHYLDAGQVKSVKPCLKQLQQCIQTISTLHDDEILPSNPADLFHWLPKEHMCVLVYLVTVMHSMQAGYLEKAQKYTDKALMQLEKLKMLDCSPILSSFQVILLEHIIMCRLVTGHKATALQEISQVCQLCQQSPRLFSNHAAQLHTLLGLYCISVNCMDNAEAQFTTALRLTTHQELWAFIVTNLASVYIREGNRHQELYSLLERINPDHNFPVSSHCLRAAAFYIRGLFSFFQGRYNEAKRFLRETLKMSNAEDLNRLTACSLVLLGHIFYVLGNHRESNNMVVPAMQLASKIPDMSVQLWSSALLRDLNKACGNAMDAHEAAQMHQNFSQQLLQDHIEACSLPEHNLITWTDGPPPVQFQAQNGPTTSLASLL comes from the exons ATGGAGGCCCGCACGCACCTCCAGCTCGGCTCCGTCCTCTACCACCACACCCGCAACGGCGACCAGGCCCGCGGGCACCTGGAGAAGGCG TGGCTGATATCCCAGCAG ATCCCCCAGTTTGAAGATGTGAAGTTCGAGGCAGCCAGTTTGCTGTCGGAGCTCTACTGCCAGGAG AATTCCGTGGACACGGCGAAGCCCCTGCTGCGAAAAGCCATCCAGATCTCCCAGCAGACTCCCTACTGGCACTGCCGCCTGCTCTTCCAGCTGGCA CAACTCCACAccctggagaaggacttggtgTCTGCCTGTGACCTGCTGGGGGTGGGAGCAGAGTATGCCAGGGTGGTGGGCTCCGAGTACACCAG AGCGTTGTTCCTGCTCAGCAAGGGGATG CTGCTCCTGATGGAGCGGAAGCTGCAGGAGGTTCACCCTCTGCTGACCCTGTGCGGGCAGATCGTGGAGAACTGGCAGGGGAACCCCATCCAGAAGGAATCCCTGCGGGTGTTCTTCCTGGTCCTGCAGGTCACACACTACCTGGATGCTGGGCAG GTGAAGAGTGTGAAGCCCTGCCTgaagcagctccagcagtgcaTCCAGACCATCTCCACGCTCCACGACGACGAGATCCTGCCCAGCAACCCCGCTGACCTCTTCCACTGGCTGCCCAAGGAGCACATGTGTGTGCTGGTCTACCTG GTGACAGTGATGCATTCCATGCAGGCAGGGTACCTGGAGAAGGCCCAGAAGTACACAGACAAAGCCCTCATGCAGCTGGAGAAGCTAAAAA tgCTGGACTGCAGCCCCATCCTGTCCTCATTCCAAGTGATTTTGTTGGAACACATCATCATGTGCCGGCTGGTCACGGGACACaaagccacagccctgcaggag ATCTCCCAGgtgtgccagctgtgccagcagtcACCCAGGCTCTTCTCCAACCACGCTGCCCAGCTCCACACGCTCCTG GGCCTCTACTGCATCTCTGTTAACTGCATGGACAACGCAGAAGCACAATTCACTACAGCACTGAGG ctcacGACGCATCAGGAGCTCTGGGCATTTATTGTCACCAACTTGGCCAGCGTGTACATCCGGGAGGGCAACAGGCACCAGGAG CTCTACAGCCTATTGGAAAGGATAAATCCAGACCACAATTTCCCCGTGAG ctcccactgTCTCCGAGCTGCAGCTTTTTACATCCGAGGgctcttctccttcttccaggGAAGATACAACGAGGCAAA gcgGTTCCTGAGGGAGACCCTGAAGATGTCCAATGCAGAGGATCTGAACCGGCTCACAGCCTgttccctggtgctgctggggcacaTCTTCTACGTGCTGGGCAACCACAGG gAAAGCAACAACATGGTGGTCCCAGCCATGCAGTTGGCCAGCAAGATCCCAGACATGTCTGTGCAGCTCTGgtcctcagccctgctcagag ACCTCAACAAGGCCTGTGGGAATGCCATGGATGCTCACGAGGCAGCTCAGATGCACCAGAacttctcccagcagctgctccaggaccACATCGAGGCCTGCAGCCTCCCTGAGCACAACCTGATCACG TGGACAGATGGACCCCCCCCCGTGCAGTTCCAGGCCCAGAACGGCCCCACCACCAGCCTGGCCAGCCTCCTGTGA
- the SUGP1 gene encoding SURP and G-patch domain-containing protein 1 gives MDNHRDAPGKASRWFGVSQSKAAKTSVNILQQEELIAQKKREIEARLEQQARQNSLSIPRLPLLGDEDGSEGDASVSNKFVNDGSFLQQFLKLQKEKSSAEPPPSSSSSSNPGHAPAPSSGKRLPGKRQLLSRMLHQARSLPQPRPGPGLALDSVFQGPDEDDDEDYEQWLEIKVLPPEDVETREVVEKLARFVAEGGPELEKVAMEDYKDNPAFSFLHDKNSREFLYYRKKVAEIRKETQSSQASSSQKVSPPDDEETRNSAEKAGQVCGSRGGPRRRQLPCRTHRENPAFRFLYEPNSKGYKYYRQKLEEFRKAKASPGCAPFPGEPSLKRKTSPEASPSPLCFPSLPLPLPSPLPLPLPWPRPLPLCPCPCPCAHTKKKRKSRWGPEEDKVELPLPQLVQQLDSPSPLSVQDLKGLGYEKGKPVGLVGVTELSEAQKKQLKEQQEMQQMYDMIMKHKRAMQEMQLMWEKAIQQHQHGYDSDEEVDSELGTWEHQLRRMEMDKTREWAEQLTQMGRGKHFIGDFLPPDELEKFMETFKALKEGREPDYSEYKEFKLTVENIGYQMLMKMGWKEGEGLGSEGQGIKNPVSKGTTAVDGAGFGIDRPAELTKEDDEYEAFRKRMMLAYRFRPNPLNNPRRPYY, from the exons ATGGACAACCACCGGGATGCTCCAG GGAAGGCCAGCCGCTGGTTCGGGGTGTCCcagtccaaggcagccaagaCGAGTGTGaacatcctgcagcaggaggagctcaTTGCCCAGAAAAAGCGGGAGATCGAGGCCCGGCTGGAGCAGCAGGCGAGGCAGAattccctgagcatccccaggcTCCCCCTGCTTGGAGA CGAGGATGGATCCGAAGGCGACGCCTCCGTGTCCAACAAGTTCGTGAACGACGGGAGTTTCCTGCAGCAGTTCCTCAAGCTCCAGAAGGAAAAGTCGAGTGCTG agccccccccgagctccagcagcagcagcaatccCGGCCACGCTCCGGCCCCGAGCTCTGGGAAGCGGCTCCCCGGGAAGCGGCAGCTCCTGAGCCGGATGCTGCACCAGGCCCGgagcctcccccagccccggcccggccccggcctGGCCCTGGACAGCGTCTTCCAGGGCCCCGACGAGGACGACGACGAGGACTACGAGCAGTGGCTGGAGATCAAAG TTCTGCCCCCAGAGGACGTGGAGACCCGGGAGGTGGTGGAAAAGCTGGCCAGGTTCGTGGCTGAAGGGGGCCCCGAGTTAGAGAAGGTCGCTATGGAGGACTACAAGGATAATCCGGCTTTTTC GTTTTTGCACGATAAGAACAGCAGAGAATTCCTTTACTACAGGAAGAAAGTGGCTGAGATAAGAAAAGAGACTCAAAGCTCTCAGGCATCCTCTTCCCAGAAAG TTTCACCCCCAGACGACGAAGAGACGAGGAATTCGGCGGAAAAGGCTGGCCAAGTTTGTGGCAGCCGGGGGGGCCCGAGGCGGAGGCAATTGCCCTGCAGAACACACAGAGAGAACCCTGCTTTCAG gtttttgtaCGAGCCAAACAGCAAAGGCTACAAGTATTACAGGCAGAAGCTGGAGGAGTTCCGGAAGGCCAAggccagccctggctgtgcccctttccctggagagcccagcctgaaaaggaaaaccagcccCGAGGCCTCGCCCTCCCCTCTGtgcttcccctccctgcccctgccccttccctccccgctgcctctgcccctcccctggccccgtccccttcccctctgcccctgcccctgcccgtGC GCACACACCAAGAAGAAGCGGAAGAGCCGGTGGGGGCCGGAGGAGGACAAGgtggagctgcccctgccacagctggtgcagcagctggactctccctcccctctctcag TTCAGGACCTGAAGGGCCTTGGCTACGAGAAGGGGAAGCCcgtggggctggtgggggtgACTGAGCTCTCCGAGGCCCAgaagaagcagctgaaggagcagcaggag ATGCAGCAGATGTACGACATGATCATGAAGCACAAACGGGCCATGCAGGAGATGCAGCTGATGTGGGAGAAGGccatccagcagcaccagcatgGCTACGACAGCGACGAGGAGGTGGACAGCGAGCTGGGCACCTGGGAGCACCAGCTGAGGCGCATGGAGATGGACAAGACACGAG AGTGGGCCGAGCAGCTGACCCAGATGGGCAGAGGGAAACATTTCATCGGGGATTTCCTCCCGCCCGACgagctggagaagttcatggagacCTTCAAGGCGCTGAAG GAGGGCCGGGAGCCGGATTACTCGGAGTACAAGGAGTTCAAGCTGACCGTGGAGAACATCGGCTACCAGATGCTCATGAAGAtgggctggaaggaaggagaggggctgggatcAGAGGGGCAGGGCATCAAGAACCCCGTCAGCAA ggGAACCACGGCTGTGGATGGGGCTGGATTCGGGATCGACCGCCCTGCTGAGCTCACCAAGGAGGACGACGAGTACGAGGCCTTCCGCAAGAGGATGATGTTGGCCTATCGCTTCCGACCCAACCCCCTG AACAACCCACGGCGACCTTATTACTGA